GTAGCGACCGGAGAGCTGTGAGCGTTCAGGCGAGGGTCTGTATGTCGGGTCCATGGGGGTGTTCTGATTGATGGATGAGCGGGGATTATTGTGAGTATTCCAGAGGGTTGCAAGCTCGGCGCGCGCATTATGATACCGATCCCGAGCACCAGACATGCTCAAATGCTGACAAATCTAATCGGCCGCCCGCTCAAGGGCGACAGCAATCAAAGAACCATTCGTGGCAATGAGACGAGGGAAGCGGGTGATACCCCGTTTCAACTAAAGGTATGCTTCTCTCAGAAGCCACCACAACGGCAGGGCGCTCACAACGACAGCCGCAACCAATGCCAGAGAAAGTTTTATCATACTTGTCCGGTGGGCTTTGATTGGATCCCATTGATAGACCACGAGATGCTCCTTCCAGTTGTAGGCAGGAAAACACGGCCATCTCGAAGAGTCGAGCGACGGACGGGCAACAGTGGCGGTAAATGCGACTTCGCCGCGACCAACGAAACAATCCACGAGCTTAGGAATTATTTTAGAAGTTTTGCACAGACGTTCTCGAGATGCGTGTCGGCTGGTTCATAATTCTCCAGCTTACTTTCGTCTTTCATTGAATGCGCCGGAGTCCGCGCTATTTAAAAGTCTCTATCGGGCGGGTGCCGGACGCCCGCATGTTCATCGGGATCAGGACTGTCGATTGGAAGCTCATAGTAAGACGCTGTCGCCTGCGCCAATGCAGCAGGTCGTCGCCGAATTCGACTGGTCGAAGACATCCCTCGGTGCAATGGAGAACTGGCCGATATCCCTGAAGACCATTGTCGATATGGCCCTCGCTTCCAGCTTCCCGCAGGCGGTGATCTGGGGACCAGATCTGATCACCATCCACAATGATGCCTTCCTGCCTATCCTTGGTGAAAAGCCGCTCGCGATCGGTCGGTCATTCGCAGATATCTGGTCGGAGGCCTGGGAGCAGATCGGGCCGATCGCGACGGAAGCGTACCAGGGAAGGCCGACCTTCATCGAGGACTTCCCGCTCGTCATCAATCGCCATGGCTATGATGAGCAGGCCTATTTTACATTCTGCTACAGCCCCTTGCGCGATGATCAGGGCAATATCGCCGGCATGATCGATACCGTGGTCGAGACAACCGACACGGTCTTAGGTGCCGAACGTTTGCGACAGAGCGAAACGCGTTTCCGGGCATTCACCACGGCGACCAGCGACGTCATCTATCAGATGAGCGCCGATTGGAAGGAAATGCGACGGCTCGATGGCCGCAGCTTTTTGGCCAATACCCATGAGCCAAGCGTGCAGTGGCAGGATGCCTATCTTCTCTCAGAAGACGTCCCATCAATCCAGGCTGCGATCGATCGGGCGATTTCCGAGAAAGATGTGTTCGAGTTCGAGCACCGCGTCCGGCAGGCCGATGGCCAGATCGGTTGGACATTATCCCGCGCTGTCCCTGTTCTGGACGAGCAGGGGGCCATCATTGAATGGTTTGGCGCCGCGACCGACATCACCGAGCGGAAGCGGGCCGAGCAGCAGCAGAGCGTGATCAATCGCGAAATGGGCCATCGGCTCAAGAACACGCTTGCGATGGTTCAGGCGATCGCCAAACAGACGCTCAAGCCGGTGAAAGAGCGTGAGCCGGTCGAGGCGCTCGAAAAGCGCGTGCAGGCGCTGAGCTCCGCCCACGACATTCTGTTCGATCAATATTGGCATACGGCGCCGATCGGGTCACTGATCGCTGCGACGCTGCAGCGCCTCGTGCCGAGCGAACGGCTCCATGCCAGCGGTCCAGATATCGCAATCGGGCCGAAGGGCGCGCTATCGCTTTCGCTCGTCCTGCACGAGCTGGCCACCAACGCGCTCAAGTACGGAGCCCTGTCCAATGACGTTGGAGGGATCGACCTGACATGGAGCGTGGTTGGCGGCAATGATGGCGAGATATTCAAGCTGAGATGGGAGGAAAGTGGAGGCCCTCTAGTCCAGCCTCCGTCGGGAAGCGGTTTTGGCTCCAAACTCATTCGCATGGGCCTGATTGGAACCGGCGGGGTGACCGTGAGTTATGAGCCGGCAGGGTTCAGGGCCGAAATGACGGCCGGCCTTCACCAGATACAACATACGGAATGATGGATGGGGCAGTTGAACCAGCCAAATGGGAGGGCTGTCCTTGTCGTCGAGGACGAACCGCTCTTGCGCATGATGGCCATGGATATGGTCGAGGATGCCGGCTTCGAACCCGTCGAGGCGCGCGATGCCGACGAAGCAATCGCGTTGCTGGAAGCCAGAACCGACATCACCATCGTGTTCACCGACGTCGATATGCCCGGCTCGATGGACGGCCTGAAATTGGCGGCCGCAATACGCGACCGCTGGCCGCCAATCGAAATTGTGATCACATCCGGGCATTTCAGGCTGGACGATAGCGCAATCCCGGCCAGAACGGTGTTCTTCCCAAAGCCGTATGATCATCAGGAAGTGGTGGCAACGCTCCGCTGGATGGCCGGTGTCTGAGTACAGCCAGTTCCATTCAATGCCTGAGCGACATGGTTGACCTCATGTGATCAAATTAACGTCAGATCTCAATCGTTCGGCCCGAGCTTGAATTCCAGCTCGTGTCCACCACATGGCTTTGCGCCGTGAAGGAATACCGAAATGCCATCCTTTTTCGAAACCACGTTCGGCCCGGTCGAACTGGAAATCATCGACATCGCCTTGAAATTCTGGAGAAGCCGACACGGGTTCTCCAAGGATGATCCCGACACGGTAATCGCTGCCGAAATCTGCCTCAACCTTTTCCGTGAAGGCCACAACACGCTACCGGCTCTGCTTCAGGCCATGGACGCCCACAAAGCGTTAGCCGACATTGCTGCGGCTCATGACCTGACCGAGATTCGCAGGCTTGCGACCGGGTAATGAGACGTCGACCACGCTTTGAACTGGCTCGATCATCGGCTCCT
This portion of the Neorhizobium sp. NCHU2750 genome encodes:
- a CDS encoding response regulator, which gives rise to MNQPNGRAVLVVEDEPLLRMMAMDMVEDAGFEPVEARDADEAIALLEARTDITIVFTDVDMPGSMDGLKLAAAIRDRWPPIEIVITSGHFRLDDSAIPARTVFFPKPYDHQEVVATLRWMAGV
- a CDS encoding HWE histidine kinase domain-containing protein translates to MAVNATSPRPTKQSTSLGIILEVLHRRSRDACRLVHNSPAYFRLSLNAPESALFKSLYRAGAGRPHVHRDQDCRLEAHSKTLSPAPMQQVVAEFDWSKTSLGAMENWPISLKTIVDMALASSFPQAVIWGPDLITIHNDAFLPILGEKPLAIGRSFADIWSEAWEQIGPIATEAYQGRPTFIEDFPLVINRHGYDEQAYFTFCYSPLRDDQGNIAGMIDTVVETTDTVLGAERLRQSETRFRAFTTATSDVIYQMSADWKEMRRLDGRSFLANTHEPSVQWQDAYLLSEDVPSIQAAIDRAISEKDVFEFEHRVRQADGQIGWTLSRAVPVLDEQGAIIEWFGAATDITERKRAEQQQSVINREMGHRLKNTLAMVQAIAKQTLKPVKEREPVEALEKRVQALSSAHDILFDQYWHTAPIGSLIAATLQRLVPSERLHASGPDIAIGPKGALSLSLVLHELATNALKYGALSNDVGGIDLTWSVVGGNDGEIFKLRWEESGGPLVQPPSGSGFGSKLIRMGLIGTGGVTVSYEPAGFRAEMTAGLHQIQHTE